The genomic window ACCGTAGTACGCAACGTAACACAAGAAATTGACGGATACAGCAAGTATAAACCGTAGGCGAGTGACCGGAGAACGGATAACATCAATGATTGAACCAGATACCACAGTTTGATCAGTGCCACAATCCAAATGATAGTGAGACTCCATCAGGTATTTGTTTCCCATTGGATTTTGCAATGTCTTGCATGATCTTCATGGCGTTGGTTATCTTATGGCGAACAAGAAACCATCTTGGGGATTCAGAGATGAAAGGAATGATGAAAATTTGAGGAAGAGAACGGAAGGGATTGAGGTGATGATGTAGAGTGAACGCCATGAATGGTGGAAGTAGGAGATGATGGACAGGAGAATGGTGCCAATGGCAAAGAAGTAGTGCATATGCCCATGGTAGCGCGTTTGGACGGGCCGATAGGTTCGGTGGTGAGAACGAAGACGGAGGTTCCGGCACCACCGGTGCTCACTCCAGTGACGAAGCGAAATAATGTGTAAAAGTAGAAGGATGGAGATCGAGAGGTGAGGAAACCAAAGGTAGCTCCCATGGCACAGGCTAAAGCCAATGCCCTTTTCCTCCCTAGGAATGAGTCGGAAAGATGCCCAAATGTCCCATTACCTGTTGAATGAGTAATATGATTTTCTTGTTATCTTGACAATTACgttaatatttgataattaaagGGCCTCCTTAAAacaatttatgaatttgaaattttttttatttttttattttaaaccctaaaatataatataattctctttaaaaaatagtacctaagttttatgttttcttaaatttaaGTTATAcaagttattataattttttaaaatggttaAATCCAATATCTCTAGTTttgattgttaattttttttaaatctaggaagtgagaaaaaaaaaatcaaaatcattttcacaactatttcttattatttttggactacatttattttccattttagtCACCTTATTAAAGATTACCTCTGTAACATTTAgtatatgtttaattttatatatcttttgaaaaaaatatttttaacctCAACTTAAAATAATACCAAGAAGATAAAACAGAGAAACAATGTTAAATATCTAATGTTCTACATCTGAATTTGTTGAATATAACTTTtccttttaataattttcaaaggtTACAAAACTATTCTCTCACCTTTCTcatgtttataaaataattttagtatttatcaTCGAACTAATTTCAgattttcaaccaaaaaaaatatataaaaaataacttactTAAAACACCTAGACAGTAACTAGATTacaaaagtatacttcatacaTATTTGGGTCAATTTTTTAGGTAACCAATCTTTTAGTTGAACATAAACAAACCTCttgtataaaatttaattatctaaattaatataatatatatttattttgttgcatGTATtcttaaatcatttttaatatcaaaatgttaaattttaattaatattaatcaaatgaaaATTGCATGAAGTGTAAACCCACCGAGCAAACATCCGACAAAGAAAGCAAACTGTGGTATCCCAGCCTTATACATGTCCTTGCAAACAAGATCCCACTCTGCCACTGTTGACGTCCTTCGACCACCATCCCACTCCCATGCATCATGCGGCAACCCACACATAGTCTCTGGGCAAGCACCGCCGCTTATACACCTCCACTTTGGCCGGTGATCGGCAAACACTACTGCCATTCCCTGGAACGCACCGAGAGTCCATGCAACACTAGTAAGCATGAAGTGCCGGAGCTGCCATGGACCGAACTCTCCGGCGTAACGCTGGACCATCTCATCCACCCCAATCTTTTCATTGCACTCACTGGACTTTGGAGGCACCTggttatccatttttttttcagttttgtgaAGTTTTGGAGAGATTATGGAGCCATTTGTTTGTGGCTTGAGTAGAGAGGAGGGTTTTATAGACCAGATGAAAAGcgtgagatttttttatttttattttaaaaggttTCTGGTTTTACAAACTACAAaggcaaaaatataatttacttggttaatgtataaaatatttttcacatttatttttcgGAGGTCTGGCATTTAGCccgttattttatttgtttaatatagtttaatatcgattttaataaatatttaaataataaacactATTTAATAAagtgaaatattataaaaataatgaatgtgCAGTACTGACTGTTGATTGTTTttcacttgatatttttttggaCAGTGtctatcatttttataaaataaaataaaataaataaatatttaataaaacctcagtattaattattttacttttaataaccgtttttatgaataaaagaTTGTAACACTCTTTCTTTCTTCAGCAGTGTTATAAGGTAAGTGGGTTgcctaattttttctttatattaaattttaaaaatagttttataaaataaaatttttagtgaAAAATAGTGTATAATTACTATGATCATCCAAACATGCATGTCACAgtacatttaaatataattataaagttattaCCAAACACATCATGTATCtcaaattttttgtaattattgagTTGTGTAATTATTATGATGTGAATTATATAGTTTAGTAATCACATAGCTTACACCCAACATGCAAATATGTAAATCAAtgaatttttttcccccaaaatttaaaatttcaatgagTTAGATGTATTAAAAGGATTGTCGTCAAATAGATAAgatttcaattttaatattaaaaaaattctttatacTTTTGTCAACATcgtataatgtttaaattttattaattcaagaCAATTGAGTAAAGCGAAATATGttgttgtgtttatttattatgtagaaatatataatacattagTTTCACTTCTTAGTTTAGCAACTGTGAAAGCAAACTATTATATTCTTTGTTTCAAGTGTATTTTgtccttatatttttcaaaacttacaacatgttcctttttaatttatatatattgcacTCTTTATTCTTCAAATGCTCAATATTGTAGCACTTGGAGACAACATAgagtttatgattattttatttttaaaaaaattagtttatatttACAAATAGAGAAAATATAACCGTTGCATGTGgagagagttttttttaataaactcgATGAGTCACATCAAAAGCGtgcataaatatgaaatttttaattaatgaggGAAAGCTATTTGCTATTCCTaatgtaatttataaatattttttttattatttgttaatttttttaatttttaatattttagtaaaCTTGTACTTTCACTCTTTcgtaaattgaaatttaaatctACCTTCGATAAAGACACAAACactttacaaagaaaaataaa from Dioscorea cayenensis subsp. rotundata cultivar TDr96_F1 chromosome 9, TDr96_F1_v2_PseudoChromosome.rev07_lg8_w22 25.fasta, whole genome shotgun sequence includes these protein-coding regions:
- the LOC120268445 gene encoding organic cation/carnitine transporter 4-like: MDNQVPPKSSECNEKIGVDEMVQRYAGEFGPWQLRHFMLTSVAWTLGAFQGMAVVFADHRPKWRCISGGACPETMCGLPHDAWEWDGGRRTSTVAEWDLVCKDMYKAGIPQFAFFVGCNGTFGHLSDSFLGRKRALALACAMGATFGFLTSRSPSFYFYTLFRFVTGVSTGGAGTSVFVLTTEPIGPSKRATMGICTTSLPLAPFSCPSSPTSTIHGVHSTSSPQSLPSCKTLQNPMGNKYLMESHYHLDCGTDQTVVSGSIIDVIRSPVTRLRFILAVSVNFLCYVAYYGLCLNVMNLKTNLYLGVILNGVAEMLAYMLTAVALKWVGRRPLTVGMMLFSGVVCGVGSLMGDVGAVRKLRMICGVMGIFAMTSTYNLLFVYASELFPTVVRNTAVGCVSQAGQIGAMVATFVVVIGGRWPFIVFAVCGVVGGVLAWLLPETLNQPLYDTMGGLEKGELQKSEAVRDG